CCGGCCCGCCCGCCGATCAGGTCGCGCCAGGTGGACCTGTGCTCGGTGCGGATGTTGTGCTCGATCTCGGCGACCCTGGCATCCAGGTCGGTGCCCTCGGCCTCCACGTCGGCGAGCACGCGCCGGGCGTCGTCGAGCCGGCCGGTGCTGATCAGGAAGCGCGGCGACTCGGGGATACGCAGCGTCATCAGGCCGTAGAACAGGGCTGGGAGCGCCGCGACGCCGAGCATGACCTGCCACGCCTCCAGGCCGAGGAGCGAGCCGCGCTGGTCGTCGTCGGCGAGGTTGACCAGGCCGTAGTTGACGAGTTGGGAGACGGCGATGCCGAGCACGATGGCGGCCTGCTGGAACGAGGCGAGTCGGCCCCGGTACGCGGGCGGGGAGACCTCCGCGATGTAGGCGGGCGCGATGACCGAGGCCATGCCGATGGCGACGCCGCTCAGGGTGCGCCAGAACGCGAGGTCCCACACCGAGAACGGCAGCGCCGAGCCGACGCTGCCGATGACGAAGATCGCCGCGGCGATCTGCATGACGCGGATGCGCCCGAGGCGGTCGGCGAGCCGGCCGGCCACGATGGCGCCGAGCGCGGCGCCGAGCAGCGCGATGGCCACCACGGTGCCGAGTCGGCCCGAGGAGATGTCGAACCTCCCCCGGATGCCCTCCACGGCCCCGTTGATCACGGCGCTGTCGTAGCCGAAGAGGAAGCCGCCGAGCGCCGCGGTGGCGGCGATGAAGATCACATAGGTGAGATGCGGCGGGCGTCTGTCGTGCGCCACCGGCTCGGCTTTCGCGGTTGAGGTCACGGTGCACTCCTGGGTGTCCGGCGGCACTGCCGGCCGTACTGAGCTCGCACGGTCCAGTGGAGCACTTCCGCGCGAGGGCTATAAGTTGAACGGAAAGGCGGCCTCGCAAAGGCTATGACTTCAAGCTTCTAAGTCAAGCCCCGAAGCGAAGGGCGTGATTCGGCGCGCATCACGCTGAGGGAATTTCAGGTTATGAAGAGAGACGCTGACTGATCACCTTGGATACCCCGTCCCCCTGCATGGAAACGCCATAGAGGGCGTCCGCGACCTCCATGGTCCGCTTCTGGTGCGTGATCACGATGAGCTGGGAGCTGCCCTTGAGCTCCTCCATGATCCGGATCAGCCGCTGGAGGTTGGTGTCGTCGAGCGCCGCCTCGACCTCGTCCATGACGTAGAACGGGCTGGGCCGCGCCTTGAAGATCGACACCAGCAGCGCCACCGCGGTCAGCGAGCGCTCGCCGCCGGAGAGCAGCGACAGCCGCTTGACCTTCTTGCCCGGCGGTCTCGCCTCCACGTCGACGCCCGTGGTGAGCATGTTCGAGGGGTCCGTCAGCAGCAGCCGGCCCTCGCCGCCCGGGAAGAGCCGGGAGAAGACGCCCTCGAACTCCCGGGCCGTGTCGTGGTAGGCGGCCGTGAAGACCTGCTCCACCCGCTCGTCGACGTCCTTCACGACCTGAAGCAGGTCGGCGCGCGTCTTCTTGAGGTCTTCGAGCTGCTCGCTGAGGAACTTGTGGCGTTCCTCCAGGGCCGCGAACTCCTCCAGCGCCAGCGGGTTGACCTTCCCGAGCTGCTTGTACGCCCGCTCGGCGGCCCGCAGCCGCTTCTCCTGCTCGGTCCGGACATACGGGCGCGGCTGATGACGCGGATCGTCCGGGTCCGCCGGGAGCTCCTCGCCCTCGTCCGGCGACGCGGGCGGCACCGGCTGGTCCGGGCCGTACTCGCGCACCAGGACCTCCGGCTCGACGCCCAGCTCCTCCAGCGCCCGGCCCTCCAGCTGTTCGATGCGCAGCCGCTTCTCCGCGCCGAGCACCTCACCCCGGTGCACCGAGTCGGTGAGCTTGTCCAGCTCCTCCTTCAGCTCGCGGCCCGCGTTCCGCTCGACGACGAGCGCCTGCTCCCGTTCCGCCTTGGCCCGCTCGGCGGCCTCCCGCTCCTGGAGGGCGCGGGCCAGCGAGACCTCGACATGTGCCAGGAGCTGCCGGGCGCCCGCGGCGACGGCGGCGGCGACCCCGGCCTCGTGCCGCATCCGGGCGCGCCGCTGCTCGGCGCGCGCCCGCGCCTCCCGCTCCGCACGCGCCGCGCGGTCCAGGGAGTCCGCCCGGCCGGCCAGCCCCCTGACCCGCTCCTCATGGGTGCGGACCTGGAGCCTGGCCTCCATCTCCGTCTGCCGGGCGTTGGCGCCGTCGGCGGCGAGCCGGTCGCGCACCGTGGTGTCCGGCTCCTCCTCGCCGTCCGCCGCCTCCTCCGCGACCGCCAGCCGCTCGGCCAGTTCCTCGGCCTGCTCGACGGCCCGGGCCAGCTCCTCCCTGGCCCGCGCCACCGCGGCTTCCGCCCGCTCCGCCTCGCCACCCGCGCCGCGCGCCTGACCGGCCAGCCGGCCCAGGTCCTGCGCCACCTTCGACTTCTCGCGCTCGGCCGCGCTGCGCCGCCGGGCCAGCTCCTCCACCTCGGCCGCGCACACCCGCCGCCGCTCGGCCGCCTCCTCCTGCGCGGCGGCCAGCTCCGCGCAGCACCCGGTCAGGCGGCGCAGCGCCGCCGCCGCCTCATCCACGGACGCCTGGACCTCCAGCAGGCTGGGCGCGCCGGCCGAGCCGCCCTGGGCCAGATGCCGGGAGAGCAGGTCGCCCTCGGCCGTGACGGCGGTCAGCTCCGGCCGGTGGGCCAGCAGCTCTTGGGCGTCGTCGAGCGTGCCGACCACCACGACGTCGCGCAGCAGGCGGAGCACGGCCGGCAGCAGGGTCTCCGGCCCGCGCACGAGGCCGACCGCCGGGACCGGCCCGGCGCCGGGACCGGACGCGGCGGCGGCCGGGTCGGCGGGCACGCCGTCCCCGGACTCCGGGGCGGGGCCGCCGAGCAGCAGGGCGGCGCGGCCCGCGTCGTTCTTGCGCAGCAGGCGCAGCGCCGCCGCCGCGGCGGCGGGCCCGTCGACCGCGACCGCGTCGGCGGCGGCCCCCAGGGCGGCGGCCACCGGGACCTCGAAACCGGGAGTGACGGTCAGCAGCTCGGCGGCCGGGCCGAGCACTCCGGCGAGCCGGTCGGCGGCGGCGAGCAGCGCGCCGGTGCCGTCCTTGCGACGCAGGCCGAGAGCGAGCGCGTCGTGCCGGGCGGAGACGGCGGCCCGCTCCCGTTCGGCGGCGGTGGCGGCCTCCCGGGCCGAGGTCAGCGCGGTCTCGGCGGCGGCGAGGGCGGCCCTGGCCGCCTCGTGTTCCCCGGCCAGCTCGGTGTCGCCCGCGTCGAGCCCGTCGACCTCCGCGCGCAGCGTCTCGTACTCCCGCCGCGCGGCGGCGGCCCGCTCGCGCGCCTCGTCGCGGGTGGTGGCCAGCCGGTCGATCTGGGACTGGCCCGCCGCCGCGCGGCTGCGGGCCGCGTTGGCCTGGCCGGACAGCCGCGCCAGGCCCTCGCGGCGGTCCGCGATGGCCCGGGCCACGTCCTTCAGCCGCCGTTCCTCGTCGGCCAGCCCGCGTTCGAGCGCGGCCCGGTGCTCGACCGTGTCCTCCAGCGCCCGGCCGGCCGCCTCCAGGGCGGCGGTCAGCTCCGCCTCCTGCTCGCGGACCCGGGCGGCCTCCCGTTCCAGGTCCTCCGGGTCGCGCCCGCGCCGCTCCTCGGGGACCTGGGCACGGGCGCTGGTGACCCGGGCATCGGCGAGGCTGACGGTGCCGCGCACCCGCTCGGCCAACTGCGACAGCTCATACCAGGTCGTCTGCGCCCGCCGCACGCGGGGCGTGAGCGTCCGCGCCTCGTGTTCGAGCTCCGACTCCCGGCGCAGGGCCTCCCGCAGGCGGCACTCGGCCGCGTCCTTGCGCTCCTTCAGCGCGGCCTCGTCCGCGATCTCGGCGCGCAGCGCGGCCCGCAACGTGACCAGGTCGTCGGCGAGCAGCCGGAGCCTGGCGTCGCGCAGGTCGGCCTGGATGACGGCGGCCCGCCGGGCGACCGCCGCCTGCCGCCCCAGCGGCTTGAGTTGGCGGCGCAGCTCGTCGGTGAGATCCTGGACCCGGGCCAGGTTGACCTGCATGGCGTCGAGCTTCCGCAGCGCCTTCTCCTTGCGCTTGCGGTGCTTGAGCACCCCGGCGGCCTCCTCGATGAAGGCGCGGCGGCCGGTGGGGTCGGCGTGCAGCACCGAGTCGAGCTGGCCCTGCCCGACGATGACGTGCATCTCGCGGCCGATGCCGGAGTCCGACAGCAGGTCCTGGACGTCGAGGAGGCGGCAGGTGTCGCCGTTGATCTGGTACTCGCTGCCGCCGTTGCGGAACATGGTCCGCGTGACAGTGACCTCGGTGTAGTCGATCGGGAGGGCACCGTCGGAGTTGTCGATGGTGAGGGACACCTCGGCCCGTCCGAGCGGCGGGCGGCCGGTGGTGCCCGCGAAGATGACGTCCTCCATCTTGCCGCCGCGCAGCGACTTGGCGCCCTGCTCCCCCATGACCCACGAAAGGGCGTCCACCACATTGGACTTGCCGGACCCGTTGGGGCCGACCACACACGTGATACCGGGCTCGAAGCGGAGCGTGGTGGCCGAGGCGAAGGACTTGAACCCGCGCAGGGTCAGGCTCTTGAGGTGCACGCCGTGCGACTTTACCTGTCGCTCTTCTGGCATTCGCCGTTTCGACGCGGAGAATGCAGGGCACATCAGTCAATGAACGAAGCAAGCGGTGCCAGGGGACCCGCACATGACGAAGGGACGCCGAAGCGTCCCTCGCATTAACTACTTCCGCAAGCGAAAGCCCTAGCGACTCGCCTCGTCATTGAGGTCAGGTCAGGGCGGGCTCCGCCTTGTGCACGTCGATGCTGTCGAGCACCGAGCTGCCGTGCCGAGCGGCGGCGGCGAGCGCGTCGTTTTCCGCCTGGACCCGGAGGAGCTGAGTCTCCAGGTCCTGTACGCGCTGCTGAAGCCGTCGCATCTCGGCGAGCACTCGGGGGTCGAAGCCGCCGACGTGTCCAAGAAGCGCCTTTGCCATGATGGATGGTCCTCCACACTGAGTGACCGACCGAAGCCGTTGGTGGGTCGTGGGGTGAATGAATCCGCGCCAGGGCTCCGCGTTGTGTTCCAGGGTCACAAAGCTGAGGTGCGCGGGACTTTCAGCGTCTCACCAAAAAGTGGGACGGTCAACACGATCACACCGCGTATCGCCCGTGTGCCACGGCCTCGGAAGGCCCGCGCGAGGAGATAAAGAATCACTCGCCAGCGGGTCGGGCAGCTCCGCCGGGCGGCGGTGGTGGCGGCAGCCTTGCACGTGGGAGTGGGGTTGGCAAGCAGATTCCGGATTTTCCCCGGGTCGGCGGACCGGCCCTCAGCGGACCGCGAAGCCGTCGTAGCCCCCGCGCGGTGTGTCCCATATCTCGGTGACGCCGGTCACCCGCCCGGGCGTGTCCTCGCCCCGCAGCCACTCCAGCAGCAGCCGGCAGCGCTCCCGGTCGCCCTCCACGACGACCTGGACCCGGCCGTCCGCCAGATTGAGGGCGAATCCCCGCAGCTCACCGATGGTCAGCGCGCGGGCCCGCGTGTGCCAGCGGAAGCCCACGCCCTGCACCCGGCCACGGACCCAGGCGGTCAGCCGGACGGATTCGGATGCCTCGCCGGGCGGCGGAGTCGGTCGGTCCATGTGACGCACGCTATCCCCTCGATCCGCAGTGAGGCACTGGCGTCTTTGTCGACATCGCGTACAGTCACGCGGTAAAGAATCCCCCGTTTGGGTGATTTGTGATCTTCAAGTTGACGAGGAAGGTGCTTCGGATGGGACGCCATCGCCGCCGCAAGGGGCATGCGCGGACCGGGCTGATCAGTGCCTCCGCGGCGCTTGCCGTGGGTGCGGTGGCCGTGACCTCGGGCCTGCTGCCCGGCCTCGGGGACGGCCTCACGCCCAGCGACTCCGCCGGGCACCGGGCCGCCGAGCGGAGTGCCGCCACGTCCTCGTCCACGCCGGAGCGCGAGAGCGCTCCGGCGCCGGCCGGCGGGACGACGGAGCCGGGCGAGAGGGAGACGTCGCCCGCCGCGACGCCGACGCCCACCCCCACGCCCACCCGGGAGAAGCCCTCACCCGAGGAACCCGAGCCCGACGAGACCGCGCCCGCCCCCGCCCCGGAGCCGACCAGCGAGGCCCCCGAGCCGGAGCGGGAAGCGGCACCGGAGCCGGCGAGCCCGTCGCCCGACGACGCCCCGGCCCCGAGCACGGACCCGGAGCAGGCCGCGGCCGAAGCGGTGCTGGCCCTGGTCAACGAGGAGCGGACGGCGGCTGGCTGCCAGGCACTCACGCTGGACCCGGCGCTGTCCGGGCTGGCCGCCGGCTTCAGCCTGGACATGGCCGAACGCGACTTCTTCTCCCACGTCGACCCCGACGGACGCGACCCGTGGGACCGCGCGGCGGCCTCGGACGTGACCAACCTGGGCGGCGAGAACATAGCCTGGGGCCAGCCGAACCCCGAGGCGGTGATGGACGCCTGGATGACCAGCGAGGGCCACCGGGCCAACATCCTGAACTGCTCGTTCACCACCCTGGGCATCGGCGTGCACATCGACGAGGGCGGCCCCTGGTGGACGCAGGAGTTCGGCTTCTGACCCCGACCCGGGACGGCGCCGCCCGCCGCCGCCCGCCGCGTCAGGCCCGGGGCAGGCGCTGGCAGCGGGGGCAGAAGTAGCTGGAGCGGTTCATCCAGGGACGTCTGCGGACCGGCGTCGCGCAGCGGCGGCAGGGGTGTCCCTCGCGGCCGTACACGTCGAGCGAGCGGTCGAAGTAGCCGGACTGGCCGTTGACGTTGACGTACAGACTGTCGAAGCTCGTGCCGCCGACTGCCAGGGCCGCCGCCATCACCTCGCGGATGTGGGTCACCAGCTCGGCGGTCCTCGGCCGGGTGAGGCCGGCGGTCGGGCGGTCGTAGTGCAGCCCGGTGCGCCACAGCGCCTCGTCGGCGTAGATGTTCCCGACACCGCTGATGAGCGACTGGTCGAGCAGGGCCCGTTTGATGGTCGTCCGGCGGCGGCGCAGCGCCGCGTGGAAGGCGTCCTCGTCGAACTCCGGATCCATCGGGTCCCGGGCGATGTGCCCTATCACGTCCGGCACCCCGTCCGCCGTGACCGGGTGGAGGGAGAGCCCGCCGAAGGTCCGCTGGTCCACGAAACGCAGCTCGCCGCCCGCCGGGTCGGTGAACGTGACGCGGACACGCAGGTGCTTCTCGTCGGGGGCGCGGTCCGGCTGGACGCGGAGCTGTCCGCTCATGCCCAGGTGCGCGAGCAGGGCGTGCTCGTTCCCCAGCGGCAGCCACAGATACTTGCCCCGGCGGCGGACGTCGGTCACGCCGACGCCCCGGAGCCGGTCGGCGAAGTCCTCGGCGCCCGCCAGGTGGCGGCGGATGGCGCGCGGGTGCAGCACTTCGGCCGTGGTGATCGTCCGGCCGCTGATCCAGCGGTCGAGGCCGCGCCGGACGACCTCCACCTCCGGCAGCTCAGGCAACGGGCGCTCCGCCGGCCGTCGTGGTGCCGTTCCGGCCGTCGATGGCGGCCCGGATGGCCCGCCAGGCCGTCTCCGCCGCCTGCTGCTCGGCTTCCTTCTTGCTGCGGCCGGTGCCGGTGCCGTAGGTCTCACCACCGACACGGGCGGCAGCGGTGAAGGTCTTCTCGTGGTCCGGACCGCTCTCCGCGATCACGTACTCGGGCACGCCGAGGCCCTCGGCCGCGCTCAGCTCCTGAAGGCTGGTCTTCCAGTCGAGACCGGCGCCCAGATTCGAGGAACGCTCGATCACCGGGTCGAAGAGCCGGTGCACGAGCTCGTCCGCCGCGTCCAGCCCCTGATCGAGGTAGACGGCGCCGATCACGGCTTCCAGGGTGTCCGCGAGAATGGATGCCTTGTTCCGGCCGCCGGTGCCCTCCTCGCCCCGCCCGAGCCGGACGAAGGCGCCCAGATCGAGCTCGCGGGCCACCTCGGCCA
Above is a window of Streptomyces sp. NBC_01803 DNA encoding:
- a CDS encoding sugar porter family MFS transporter — encoded protein: MTSTAKAEPVAHDRRPPHLTYVIFIAATAALGGFLFGYDSAVINGAVEGIRGRFDISSGRLGTVVAIALLGAALGAIVAGRLADRLGRIRVMQIAAAIFVIGSVGSALPFSVWDLAFWRTLSGVAIGMASVIAPAYIAEVSPPAYRGRLASFQQAAIVLGIAVSQLVNYGLVNLADDDQRGSLLGLEAWQVMLGVAALPALFYGLMTLRIPESPRFLISTGRLDDARRVLADVEAEGTDLDARVAEIEHNIRTEHRSTWRDLIGGRAGLLPIVWIGIGLSVFQQLVGINVIFYYSNSLWQSVGVDPEGSFFYSFTTSIINIIGTIIAMLLVDRIGRKPLALIGSVGMALSLGLTAWAFSFKEGTGDDIRLPDTQGMVALTGAHGFVLFFGLSWGVVVWVLLGEMFPNRIRAAALGVAASAQWIANWAISQSFPTLSDWNLSGAYVMYTCFALLSIPFILLWVPETKGKALEEMG
- the smc gene encoding chromosome segregation protein SMC; amino-acid sequence: MHLKSLTLRGFKSFASATTLRFEPGITCVVGPNGSGKSNVVDALSWVMGEQGAKSLRGGKMEDVIFAGTTGRPPLGRAEVSLTIDNSDGALPIDYTEVTVTRTMFRNGGSEYQINGDTCRLLDVQDLLSDSGIGREMHVIVGQGQLDSVLHADPTGRRAFIEEAAGVLKHRKRKEKALRKLDAMQVNLARVQDLTDELRRQLKPLGRQAAVARRAAVIQADLRDARLRLLADDLVTLRAALRAEIADEAALKERKDAAECRLREALRRESELEHEARTLTPRVRRAQTTWYELSQLAERVRGTVSLADARVTSARAQVPEERRGRDPEDLEREAARVREQEAELTAALEAAGRALEDTVEHRAALERGLADEERRLKDVARAIADRREGLARLSGQANAARSRAAAGQSQIDRLATTRDEARERAAAARREYETLRAEVDGLDAGDTELAGEHEAARAALAAAETALTSAREAATAAERERAAVSARHDALALGLRRKDGTGALLAAADRLAGVLGPAAELLTVTPGFEVPVAAALGAAADAVAVDGPAAAAAALRLLRKNDAGRAALLLGGPAPESGDGVPADPAAAASGPGAGPVPAVGLVRGPETLLPAVLRLLRDVVVVGTLDDAQELLAHRPELTAVTAEGDLLSRHLAQGGSAGAPSLLEVQASVDEAAAALRRLTGCCAELAAAQEEAAERRRVCAAEVEELARRRSAAEREKSKVAQDLGRLAGQARGAGGEAERAEAAVARAREELARAVEQAEELAERLAVAEEAADGEEEPDTTVRDRLAADGANARQTEMEARLQVRTHEERVRGLAGRADSLDRAARAEREARARAEQRRARMRHEAGVAAAVAAGARQLLAHVEVSLARALQEREAAERAKAEREQALVVERNAGRELKEELDKLTDSVHRGEVLGAEKRLRIEQLEGRALEELGVEPEVLVREYGPDQPVPPASPDEGEELPADPDDPRHQPRPYVRTEQEKRLRAAERAYKQLGKVNPLALEEFAALEERHKFLSEQLEDLKKTRADLLQVVKDVDERVEQVFTAAYHDTAREFEGVFSRLFPGGEGRLLLTDPSNMLTTGVDVEARPPGKKVKRLSLLSGGERSLTAVALLVSIFKARPSPFYVMDEVEAALDDTNLQRLIRIMEELKGSSQLIVITHQKRTMEVADALYGVSMQGDGVSKVISQRLSS
- a CDS encoding acylphosphatase, with protein sequence MDRPTPPPGEASESVRLTAWVRGRVQGVGFRWHTRARALTIGELRGFALNLADGRVQVVVEGDRERCRLLLEWLRGEDTPGRVTGVTEIWDTPRGGYDGFAVR
- a CDS encoding CAP domain-containing protein: MGRHRRRKGHARTGLISASAALAVGAVAVTSGLLPGLGDGLTPSDSAGHRAAERSAATSSSTPERESAPAPAGGTTEPGERETSPAATPTPTPTPTREKPSPEEPEPDETAPAPAPEPTSEAPEPEREAAPEPASPSPDDAPAPSTDPEQAAAEAVLALVNEERTAAGCQALTLDPALSGLAAGFSLDMAERDFFSHVDPDGRDPWDRAAASDVTNLGGENIAWGQPNPEAVMDAWMTSEGHRANILNCSFTTLGIGVHIDEGGPWWTQEFGF
- the mutM gene encoding bifunctional DNA-formamidopyrimidine glycosylase/DNA-(apurinic or apyrimidinic site) lyase, with protein sequence MPELPEVEVVRRGLDRWISGRTITTAEVLHPRAIRRHLAGAEDFADRLRGVGVTDVRRRGKYLWLPLGNEHALLAHLGMSGQLRVQPDRAPDEKHLRVRVTFTDPAGGELRFVDQRTFGGLSLHPVTADGVPDVIGHIARDPMDPEFDEDAFHAALRRRRTTIKRALLDQSLISGVGNIYADEALWRTGLHYDRPTAGLTRPRTAELVTHIREVMAAALAVGGTSFDSLYVNVNGQSGYFDRSLDVYGREGHPCRRCATPVRRRPWMNRSSYFCPRCQRLPRA
- the rnc gene encoding ribonuclease III, with the translated sequence MPHARRSQPQASEDTASSLAILEGRLGYRLEPALLVRALTHRSFAYENGGLPTNERLEFLGDSVLGLVVTDTLYRRHPDLAEGQLAKLRAAVVQARALAEVARELDLGAFVRLGRGEEGTGGRNKASILADTLEAVIGAVYLDQGLDAADELVHRLFDPVIERSSNLGAGLDWKTSLQELSAAEGLGVPEYVIAESGPDHEKTFTAAARVGGETYGTGTGRSKKEAEQQAAETAWRAIRAAIDGRNGTTTAGGAPVA